One part of the Glycine max cultivar Williams 82 chromosome 14, Glycine_max_v4.0, whole genome shotgun sequence genome encodes these proteins:
- the LOC100777310 gene encoding protein FREE1 isoform X2, with protein MITGGQSVVVMLLLPCDDGDEQGCESGVQKFRVKMLAESGGQSTVDVLCQIGLDGIRMLDPNTSRTLRIYPIENITRCDKFDSSTFAFWSKSSVDVVEPRRIRLQSNSYTTNTLLDTVTAHHTAAELKCTRGPSSP; from the exons ATGATTACGGGAGGGCAGTCGGTGGTGGTGATGCTGCTCCTCCCCTGCGACGACGGCGACGAGCAAGGTTGTGAAAGCGGAGTGCAGAAGTTTCGGGTGAAGATGTTGGCGGAAAGTGGTGGTCAGAGCACTGTGGATGTTCTCTGTCAG ATTGGTTTGGATGGAATTCGTATGTTGGATCCAAATACTAGTCGAACATTGAGAATATATCCAATTGAGAACATAACAAGATGTGAT AAATTCGATTCATCTACCTTTGCATTTTGGTCTAAGAGCTCGGTGGATGTTGTTGAGCCAAGACGAATAAGACTGCAATCCAATAGTTATACTACCAACACACTTTTGGATACAGTAACTGCCCACCATACAG CTGCTGAACTAAAATGCACCCGAGGACCTTCTTCTCCTTGA
- the LOC100776769 gene encoding GDSL esterase/lipase EXL1 gives MVLFMKLPFPPHLPSSLLHFTLLLLFFIVCKTRAVVKLPPNVSVPAVLVFGDSIVDTGNNNNNLGTTARCNYPPYGKDFEGGKPTGRFSNGKVPSDFIAEELGIKEYVPAYLDPHLQPGELATGVCFASGGAGYDPLTSQSASAISLSGQLDLFKEYLGKLRGVVGEDRTNFILANSLYVVVFGSNDISNTYFLSRVRQLQYDFPTYADFLLSSASNFFKELYGLGARRIAVFSAPPLGCLPSQRTLAGGLERKIVVNINDAAKLFNNKLSKELDSLNHNFQDSRIVYIDVYNPLFDIIINYKKYGYKVGDKGCCGTGTIEVVLLCNRFTPLCPNDLEYVFWDSFHPTESVYRRLIASLLGKYLDKFL, from the exons ATGGTTCTTTTTATGAAGCTCCCTTTTCCTCCTCATCTTCCTTCCTCACTGCTCCAtttcacattattattattgttttttatcgTGTGTAAAACAAGGGCAGTTGTGAAACTTCCGCCAAATGTTTCAGTTCCAGCAGTGTTGGTGTTTGGAGATTCAATCGTGGACActggcaacaacaacaacaacttagGAACAACAGCTCGGTGCAATTACCCACCATATGGTAAAGATTTTGAGGGAGGCAAACCAACTGGTCGATTTAGCAACGGAAAGGTTCCATCTGACTTTATAG CTGAAGAATTGGGCATTAAAGAGTATGTACCAGCATACTTGGATCCACATCTCCAACCTGGTGAATTGGCCACTGGTGTGTGCTTTGCATCTGGTGGTGCAGGATACGATCCTTTGACATCGCAATCAGCG TCGGCTATATCTTTATCGGGTCAACTAGACTTGTTCAAAGAATACCTAGGCAAATTACGAGGAGTGGTTGGAGAAGACAGAACAAACTTCATCTTAGCCAACAGTCTTTATGTTGTGGTATTTGGCAGCAATGACATTTCCAATACTTACTTTTTGTCCCGTGTTAGACAACTGCAATATGATTTTCCTACATACGCTGATTTTCTGCTCAGCTCAGCTTCTAATTTCTTCAAG GAATTATATGGATTAGGGGCACGGAGGATTGCAGTGTTCAGTGCACCGCCACTTGGGTGTTTGCCATCTCAGAGAACGCTGGCAGGAggattagaaagaaaaattgtagTCAATATTAACGACGCAGCCAAGTTATTTAACAACAAATTGTCAAAGGAGCTGGATTCTCTCAATCACAACTTTCAAGATAGCAGGATAGTTTACATTGATGTTTACAACCCTCTCTTTGACATCATTATAAACTACAAAAAATATG GCTATAAAGTCGGAGACAAGGGTTGCTGTGGCACGGGAACAATAGAGGTTGTGTTATTATGCAACCGTTTCACTCCCTTGTGTCCCAACGATTTAGAGTATGTGTTTTGGGACAGTTTTCATCCTACTGAAAGCGTTTATAGAAGGCTCATAGCTTCTCTTCTTGGAAAATATTTGGATAAATTCTTGTGA
- the LOC100777835 gene encoding reticulocyte binding protein 2 homolog b isoform X2, translating to MSRCFPFPPPGYRARGEALIKSIKLREEMEKAEKDRREKKEKKREKKERKREKKEKKERRKAEKERKLKDGASACPGTDDGKKFKLINELKETKADGKLQKGEDSENEQHERSGITEELDLPVTSVEPCCLSDCTQSSKRKRSSPESTHDHGSAIKIRLPLRKHREPEELKSKSKFQAGCSSGSVGETANSFTKTTLGSDRQSQCLRITELNRVLGNSDSRHGKAMQNSVHGDVVVTKNTIGSNRQSQCHRTTEPKHVIGNSGKVMQNSVHGDAAVIKNTIGSDRQSQCLRTTEPKRVLGNSGKVMQNSVHGDAAVIKNSIGSDCQSQCLGTTVPKRVLGNSVKAMQAVHGDAVVTKKNLGSDQYLRVTEPKRVLGNSDSRNGKAKQNPVHGDAVVTKNTFGSDHQLKSLEITEPKRILGNSDSKHCKALQNLVPGSQKVESLYESLLQIPPLTYDGLDSVYDDWLFSSEPKESRPVSKKQKCDSDVFQLSNSMWPRAQYLPEVEVYALPYAVPF from the exons ATGTCTCGTTGCTTCCCTTTCCCCCCTCCTGGGTATAGGGCACGTGGCGAGGCCTTGATCAAATCGATTAAG CTCCGAGAGGAGATGGAGAAAGCAGAGAAGGACCGGagggagaagaaggagaagaaaagggaaaagaaagagaggaaaagagagaagaaggagaagaaagagagaaggaaagcggagaaagaaaggaaacttAAAGACGGAGCAAGTGCCTGCCCTGGCACTGATGATGGCAAAAAGTTTAAGCTCATCAACGAACTAAAGGAAACCAAAGCAGATGGAAAATTGCAAAAGGGTGAAGACAGTGAGAATGAACAACATGAGAGGAGTGGAATTACAGAGGAACTTGACCTACCTGTCACTTCTGTGGAGCCTTGCTGCCTTTCTGACTGTACTCAAAGCAGTAAGAGAAAAAGGAGCTCCCCAGAATCAACTCATGATCATG GATCTGCTATTAAAATTCGACTTCCGTTGAGGAAGCATAGAGAACCTGAAGAATTGAAAtccaaatcaaaatttcaagCGGGGTGTTCTTCTGGAAGTGTGGGGGAAACTGCAAATTCCTTCACTAAAACTACACTTGGAAGTGATCGTCAGTCACAATGTCTCAGGATTACAGAGCTGAATCGGGTACTTGGAAACTCTGATTCAAGACATGGCAAAGCAATGCAGAATTCAGTTCATGGAGATGTTGTGGTCACTAAGAATACCATTGGAAGTAATCGTCAGTCACAATGTCACAGGACTACAGAGCCCAAACATGTTATTGGAAACTCCGGCAAAGTGATGCAGAATTCAGTTCATGGAGATGCTGCGGTCATTAAGAATACCATTGGAAGTGATCGTCAGTCACAATGTCTCAGGACCACAGAGCCCAAACGGGTTCTTGGAAACTCTGGCAAAGTGATGCAGAATTCAGTTCATGGAGATGCTGCGGTCATTAAGAATTCCATTGGAAGTGATTGTCAGTCACAATGTCTCGGGACCACAGTGCCCAAACGGGTTCTTGGGAACTCTGTCAAAGCGATGCAGGCAGTTCATGGAGATGCTGTGGTCACTAAAAAGAACCTTGGAAGTGATCAATACCTCAGGGTTACAGAACCGAAACGGGTTCTTGGAAATTCTGATTCTAGAAATGGCAAAGCAAAGCAGAATCCAGTTCATGGAGATGCCGTTGTCACTAAAAATACCTTTGGAAGTGATCATCAGTTGAAAAGTCTCGAGATTACAGAGCCCAAACGGATTCTTGGAAACTCTGATTCTAAACATTGCAAAGCGTTGCAGAATTTGGTTCCTGGAAGTCAAAAAGTTGAATCTTTGTACGAATCTTTGTTACAGATTCCACCACTAACGTATGATGGATTGGACTCGGTATATGATGATTGGTTATTTAGTTCTGAACCGAAAGAGTCAAGGCCCGTCTCGAAGAAACAGAAGTGTGATTCTGATGTCTTTCAGCTTTCAAATTCTATGTGGCCTCGTGCACAATACTTGCCTGAGGTCGAAGTATATGCGTTGCCATACGCAGTTCCGTTTTGA
- the LOC100777310 gene encoding protein FREE1 isoform X3 translates to MITGGQSVVVMLLLPCDDGDEQGCESGVQKFRVKMLAESGGQSTVDVLCQIGLDGIRMLDPNTSRTLRIYPIENITRCDKFDSSTFAFWSKSSVDVVEPRRIRLQSNSYTTNTLLDTVTAHHTAFSHFGP, encoded by the exons ATGATTACGGGAGGGCAGTCGGTGGTGGTGATGCTGCTCCTCCCCTGCGACGACGGCGACGAGCAAGGTTGTGAAAGCGGAGTGCAGAAGTTTCGGGTGAAGATGTTGGCGGAAAGTGGTGGTCAGAGCACTGTGGATGTTCTCTGTCAG ATTGGTTTGGATGGAATTCGTATGTTGGATCCAAATACTAGTCGAACATTGAGAATATATCCAATTGAGAACATAACAAGATGTGAT AAATTCGATTCATCTACCTTTGCATTTTGGTCTAAGAGCTCGGTGGATGTTGTTGAGCCAAGACGAATAAGACTGCAATCCAATAGTTATACTACCAACACACTTTTGGATACAGTAACTGCCCACCATACAG CTTTCAGCCACTTTGGTCCATGA
- the LOC102668807 gene encoding GDSL esterase/lipase EXL3 isoform X1, protein MVHLSCSDFLPSFLLLRLTLLILLVSSKTKGLVKLPADVSVPAVFVFGDSVVDTGNNNNRTTSFARSNFPPYGRDFQGGIPTGRFSNGKVPSDLIVEELGIKELLPAYLKPNLQSSDLITGVCFASGGSGYDPLTSILESSMPLTGQVDLLKEYIGKLKELVGENRAKFILANSLFVVVAGSSDISNTYRTRSLLYDLPAYTDLLVNSASNFLTEINELGARRIAVFSAPPIGCLPFQRTVGGGIERRCAERPNNLAQLFNTKLSKEVDSLNRNFPNSRNVFINVYDPLLDIITNYQKYGYRVGDTGCCGTGRIEVAILCNSFDSSCPNVQDYVFWDSFHPTESVYKRLINPILQKYLYQFK, encoded by the exons ATGGTTCATCTTTCTTGCTCTGATTTTCTCCCTAGTTTTTTGCTGCTTCGCTTGACATTATTGATATTACTAGTTTCTTCCAAAACAAAGGGTTTGGTGAAACTACCAGCAGATGTGTCGGTTCCAGCagtgtttgtgtttggagaTTCGGTGGTGGATAcaggcaacaacaacaacagaacaACATCATTTGCTCGCTCCAATTTCCCACCATATGGGAGAGATTTCCAGGGTGGCATCCCAACTGGTCGATTTAGCAATGGAAAGGTTCCATCAGACCTTATAG TTGAAGAGTTGGGCATTAAGGAGCTTCTGCCAGCATATTTGAAACCCAATCTCCAATCTAGTGATTTGATCACAGGGGTCTGTTTTGCTTCAGGTGGCTCAGGCTACGACCCTTTGACATCAATATTAGAG TCATCTATGCCATTAACTGGGCAAGTGGATTTGTTGAAAGAATACATAGGGAAACTAAAAGAACTGGTTGGAGAGAACAGAGCAAAATTTATATTAGCCAACAGTCTATTCGTTGTAGTAGCAGGCAGCAGTGACATTTCTAATACCTATCGCACTAGATCTCTGCTCTATGATCTTCCTGCTTACACTGATCTTTTGGTCAACTCAGCTTCTAATTTCTTGACG GAAATAAATGAGCTGGGTGCACGGAGGATTGCAGTATTCAGTGCACCACCAATTGGGTGTTTGCCATTTCAGAGAACTGTGGGTGGAGGAATAGAAAGAAGATGTGCTGAAAGGCCCAACAACTTGGCCCAGTTATTTAACACTAAATTGTCCAAAGAGGTCGATTCCCTCAACCGCAACTTTCCCAATAGCAGGAACGTTTTCATCAATGTTTACGACCCTCTACTTGACATCATCACCAATTACCAAAAATATG GCTACAGAGTTGGAGACACAGGATGCTGTGGCACAGGCAGAATAGAGGTTGCAATATTATGCAACAGTTTCGATTCCAGCTGTCCCAATGTTCAGGATTATGTCTTTTGGGACAGTTTTCATCCTACAGAAAGCGTTTACAAGAGGCTCATAAACCCTATTCTTCAAAAATATCTGTACCAATTCAAGTGA
- the LOC102668807 gene encoding GDSL esterase/lipase EXL3 isoform X2 yields MVHLSCSDFLPSFLLLRLTLLILLVSSKTKGLVKLPADVSVPAVFVFGDSVVDTGNNNNRTTSFARSNFPPYGRDFQGGIPTGRFSNGKVPSDLIVEELGIKELLPAYLKPNLQSSDLITGVCFASGGSGYDPLTSILESSMPLTGQVDLLKEYIGKLKELVGENRAKFILANSLFVVVAGSSDISNTYRTRSLLYDLPAYTDLLVNSASNFLTEINELGARRIAVFSAPPIGCLPFQRTVGGGIERRCAERPNNLAQLFNTKLSKEVDSLNRNFPNSRNVFINVYDPLLDIITNYQKYGYRVGDTGCCGTGRIEVAILCNSFHPTESVYKRLINPILQKYLYQFK; encoded by the exons ATGGTTCATCTTTCTTGCTCTGATTTTCTCCCTAGTTTTTTGCTGCTTCGCTTGACATTATTGATATTACTAGTTTCTTCCAAAACAAAGGGTTTGGTGAAACTACCAGCAGATGTGTCGGTTCCAGCagtgtttgtgtttggagaTTCGGTGGTGGATAcaggcaacaacaacaacagaacaACATCATTTGCTCGCTCCAATTTCCCACCATATGGGAGAGATTTCCAGGGTGGCATCCCAACTGGTCGATTTAGCAATGGAAAGGTTCCATCAGACCTTATAG TTGAAGAGTTGGGCATTAAGGAGCTTCTGCCAGCATATTTGAAACCCAATCTCCAATCTAGTGATTTGATCACAGGGGTCTGTTTTGCTTCAGGTGGCTCAGGCTACGACCCTTTGACATCAATATTAGAG TCATCTATGCCATTAACTGGGCAAGTGGATTTGTTGAAAGAATACATAGGGAAACTAAAAGAACTGGTTGGAGAGAACAGAGCAAAATTTATATTAGCCAACAGTCTATTCGTTGTAGTAGCAGGCAGCAGTGACATTTCTAATACCTATCGCACTAGATCTCTGCTCTATGATCTTCCTGCTTACACTGATCTTTTGGTCAACTCAGCTTCTAATTTCTTGACG GAAATAAATGAGCTGGGTGCACGGAGGATTGCAGTATTCAGTGCACCACCAATTGGGTGTTTGCCATTTCAGAGAACTGTGGGTGGAGGAATAGAAAGAAGATGTGCTGAAAGGCCCAACAACTTGGCCCAGTTATTTAACACTAAATTGTCCAAAGAGGTCGATTCCCTCAACCGCAACTTTCCCAATAGCAGGAACGTTTTCATCAATGTTTACGACCCTCTACTTGACATCATCACCAATTACCAAAAATATG GCTACAGAGTTGGAGACACAGGATGCTGTGGCACAGGCAGAATAGAGGTTGCAATATTATGCAACAG TTTTCATCCTACAGAAAGCGTTTACAAGAGGCTCATAAACCCTATTCTTCAAAAATATCTGTACCAATTCAAGTGA
- the LOC100777310 gene encoding protein FREE1 isoform X1: MITGGQSVVVMLLLPCDDGDEQGCESGVQKFRVKMLAESGGQSTVDVLCQIGLDGIRMLDPNTSRTLRIYPIENITRCDKFDSSTFAFWSKSSVDVVEPRRIRLQSNSYTTNTLLDTVTAHHTEKALAVSFENLRLTKYNLFKQENQQAAELKCTRGPSSP, from the exons ATGATTACGGGAGGGCAGTCGGTGGTGGTGATGCTGCTCCTCCCCTGCGACGACGGCGACGAGCAAGGTTGTGAAAGCGGAGTGCAGAAGTTTCGGGTGAAGATGTTGGCGGAAAGTGGTGGTCAGAGCACTGTGGATGTTCTCTGTCAG ATTGGTTTGGATGGAATTCGTATGTTGGATCCAAATACTAGTCGAACATTGAGAATATATCCAATTGAGAACATAACAAGATGTGAT AAATTCGATTCATCTACCTTTGCATTTTGGTCTAAGAGCTCGGTGGATGTTGTTGAGCCAAGACGAATAAGACTGCAATCCAATAGTTATACTACCAACACACTTTTGGATACAGTAACTGCCCACCATACAG AAAAGGCTTTAGCtgtttcatttgaaaacttgaGGCTGACCAAGTACAACTTATTTAAGCAAGAAAATCAACAAG CTGCTGAACTAAAATGCACCCGAGGACCTTCTTCTCCTTGA
- the LOC100777835 gene encoding reticulocyte binding protein 2 homolog b isoform X1: MSRCFPFPPPGYRARGEALIKSIKLREEMEKAEKDRREKKEKKREKKERKREKKEKKERRKAEKERKLKDGASACPGTDDGKKFKLINELKETKADGKLQKGEDSENEQHERSGITEELDLPVTSVEPCCLSDCTQSSKRKRSSPESTHDHGEEGSAIKIRLPLRKHREPEELKSKSKFQAGCSSGSVGETANSFTKTTLGSDRQSQCLRITELNRVLGNSDSRHGKAMQNSVHGDVVVTKNTIGSNRQSQCHRTTEPKHVIGNSGKVMQNSVHGDAAVIKNTIGSDRQSQCLRTTEPKRVLGNSGKVMQNSVHGDAAVIKNSIGSDCQSQCLGTTVPKRVLGNSVKAMQAVHGDAVVTKKNLGSDQYLRVTEPKRVLGNSDSRNGKAKQNPVHGDAVVTKNTFGSDHQLKSLEITEPKRILGNSDSKHCKALQNLVPGSQKVESLYESLLQIPPLTYDGLDSVYDDWLFSSEPKESRPVSKKQKCDSDVFQLSNSMWPRAQYLPEVEVYALPYAVPF, from the exons ATGTCTCGTTGCTTCCCTTTCCCCCCTCCTGGGTATAGGGCACGTGGCGAGGCCTTGATCAAATCGATTAAG CTCCGAGAGGAGATGGAGAAAGCAGAGAAGGACCGGagggagaagaaggagaagaaaagggaaaagaaagagaggaaaagagagaagaaggagaagaaagagagaaggaaagcggagaaagaaaggaaacttAAAGACGGAGCAAGTGCCTGCCCTGGCACTGATGATGGCAAAAAGTTTAAGCTCATCAACGAACTAAAGGAAACCAAAGCAGATGGAAAATTGCAAAAGGGTGAAGACAGTGAGAATGAACAACATGAGAGGAGTGGAATTACAGAGGAACTTGACCTACCTGTCACTTCTGTGGAGCCTTGCTGCCTTTCTGACTGTACTCAAAGCAGTAAGAGAAAAAGGAGCTCCCCAGAATCAACTCATGATCATGGTGAGGAAG GATCTGCTATTAAAATTCGACTTCCGTTGAGGAAGCATAGAGAACCTGAAGAATTGAAAtccaaatcaaaatttcaagCGGGGTGTTCTTCTGGAAGTGTGGGGGAAACTGCAAATTCCTTCACTAAAACTACACTTGGAAGTGATCGTCAGTCACAATGTCTCAGGATTACAGAGCTGAATCGGGTACTTGGAAACTCTGATTCAAGACATGGCAAAGCAATGCAGAATTCAGTTCATGGAGATGTTGTGGTCACTAAGAATACCATTGGAAGTAATCGTCAGTCACAATGTCACAGGACTACAGAGCCCAAACATGTTATTGGAAACTCCGGCAAAGTGATGCAGAATTCAGTTCATGGAGATGCTGCGGTCATTAAGAATACCATTGGAAGTGATCGTCAGTCACAATGTCTCAGGACCACAGAGCCCAAACGGGTTCTTGGAAACTCTGGCAAAGTGATGCAGAATTCAGTTCATGGAGATGCTGCGGTCATTAAGAATTCCATTGGAAGTGATTGTCAGTCACAATGTCTCGGGACCACAGTGCCCAAACGGGTTCTTGGGAACTCTGTCAAAGCGATGCAGGCAGTTCATGGAGATGCTGTGGTCACTAAAAAGAACCTTGGAAGTGATCAATACCTCAGGGTTACAGAACCGAAACGGGTTCTTGGAAATTCTGATTCTAGAAATGGCAAAGCAAAGCAGAATCCAGTTCATGGAGATGCCGTTGTCACTAAAAATACCTTTGGAAGTGATCATCAGTTGAAAAGTCTCGAGATTACAGAGCCCAAACGGATTCTTGGAAACTCTGATTCTAAACATTGCAAAGCGTTGCAGAATTTGGTTCCTGGAAGTCAAAAAGTTGAATCTTTGTACGAATCTTTGTTACAGATTCCACCACTAACGTATGATGGATTGGACTCGGTATATGATGATTGGTTATTTAGTTCTGAACCGAAAGAGTCAAGGCCCGTCTCGAAGAAACAGAAGTGTGATTCTGATGTCTTTCAGCTTTCAAATTCTATGTGGCCTCGTGCACAATACTTGCCTGAGGTCGAAGTATATGCGTTGCCATACGCAGTTCCGTTTTGA